One Streptomyces lincolnensis genomic region harbors:
- a CDS encoding pyridoxamine 5'-phosphate oxidase family protein: protein MNWADFSASEPDLAKTVEDRFGAFTHHTLATLRKDGSPRTTGLEVRFLNGELWLGMMPNSLKALDLRRDPRFALQANPGEGQSMGGGDVRISGRAIEVDDPEVKAGYTEEVEPPEPLHLFRTELTEVVRTYIEDDRYLVVQVWKPGEPTRTLKRT from the coding sequence ATGAACTGGGCAGATTTCTCCGCGTCGGAACCCGATCTCGCCAAGACCGTCGAAGACCGCTTCGGTGCCTTCACCCACCACACCCTCGCCACGCTCCGCAAGGACGGCTCGCCCCGGACCACCGGCCTGGAGGTGCGCTTCCTGAACGGCGAGCTCTGGCTCGGCATGATGCCGAACTCGCTCAAGGCGCTCGACCTGCGCCGCGACCCGCGTTTCGCGCTCCAGGCGAATCCCGGCGAGGGCCAGTCCATGGGCGGCGGTGACGTCCGGATCAGCGGCCGGGCGATCGAGGTGGACGACCCGGAGGTGAAGGCCGGATACACCGAAGAGGTGGAACCGCCGGAGCCGCTCCACCTCTTCCGCACCGAGCTGACGGAGGTCGTACGGACCTACATCGAGGACGACAGGTACCTCGTCGTCCAGGTCTGGAAGCCCGGAGAGCCGACGCGCACCCTCAAGCGGACCTGA
- a CDS encoding class II aldolase/adducin family protein: MHGTPDAGPTPPAPLPTDRLRFAMPPMHESVEDERRHRKERLAGALRIFGRLGFEDGVSGHITARDPEYSDCFWVNPFGMPFKHVTVSDLVLANSGGQVIEGRYHVNQAAFTVHSQVHAARPDVVAVAHCHSVNGRALSALGDLLDPITQESCAFYQDHALYDAYTGVAVDADEGRRIAAALGTRKALVLRNHGLLTVGDSVDAAAWWFLSLERSCQVQLTAKAAGRPILIDHKMAVATREQLGGDLVAWINYQPMWQDISRSEPDLLS, encoded by the coding sequence ATGCACGGGACGCCCGACGCCGGGCCCACACCGCCGGCGCCGCTGCCGACCGACCGGTTGCGGTTCGCGATGCCGCCCATGCACGAATCGGTCGAGGACGAGCGCCGGCACCGCAAGGAGCGGCTCGCGGGCGCGCTGCGGATCTTCGGACGGCTCGGCTTCGAGGACGGGGTCTCCGGACACATCACCGCCCGGGACCCCGAGTACAGCGACTGCTTCTGGGTCAATCCCTTCGGGATGCCGTTCAAGCACGTCACCGTGAGCGACCTGGTGCTCGCCAACTCCGGCGGACAGGTCATCGAGGGCCGCTACCACGTCAACCAGGCGGCGTTCACCGTGCACTCCCAGGTGCACGCCGCCCGCCCCGACGTCGTCGCCGTCGCCCACTGCCACTCCGTGAACGGACGCGCGCTGTCCGCCCTCGGCGACCTCCTCGACCCCATCACCCAGGAGAGCTGCGCCTTCTACCAGGACCACGCCCTCTACGACGCCTACACCGGCGTGGCCGTCGACGCCGACGAGGGCCGCCGTATCGCTGCCGCTCTGGGGACCCGGAAGGCCCTCGTGCTGCGCAACCACGGGCTGCTGACCGTCGGGGACTCGGTGGACGCGGCGGCCTGGTGGTTCCTGTCCCTGGAACGGTCCTGCCAGGTGCAGCTCACGGCGAAGGCCGCGGGGCGGCCGATCCTGATCGACCACAAGATGGCGGTGGCGACTCGGGAGCAGCTGGGCGGGGATCTGGTGGCGTGGATCAACTACCAGCCGATGTGGCAGGACATCAGCCGGAGTGAGCCGGATCTGTTGAGTTAG
- a CDS encoding DUF4429 domain-containing protein has translation MAEIIQRDGTWAFDGSTVRITPGLHRSVPLFRQTYGEVAVPLEAIAGVVFEPERKRGRLRMRLREGADPLLQATGGRLPDPADPYRLLVDLDRVGVAEYVAEEIRQALLLDQIPKEPTKAYLLPGPPVPVSVRSSDGTVSFDGTQVRIDWSDTSDRVKRATGPRIVTIGDLVEVEWLPNSGYEDGFMRFVTRETVFSKLPPEKDPYALDLWGSARRDLLTALVATAVTARLPHPSTRTAVEEGEPPTRHPRHLTPRPRRAPAVPPPADHHDVLLRRLRELGELHRDGVLTDEEFAMTKAAVLRGF, from the coding sequence ATGGCCGAGATCATCCAGCGCGACGGGACCTGGGCCTTCGACGGCAGCACCGTCAGGATCACCCCGGGTCTGCACCGCTCCGTGCCGCTGTTCCGGCAGACGTACGGAGAGGTCGCCGTGCCCCTGGAGGCCATCGCGGGCGTCGTCTTCGAGCCCGAACGCAAACGCGGCCGGCTGCGCATGCGGCTGCGCGAGGGCGCCGATCCGCTGCTCCAAGCGACCGGGGGGCGGCTGCCCGACCCCGCCGACCCGTACCGGCTGCTGGTGGACCTCGATCGGGTCGGGGTCGCCGAGTACGTGGCGGAGGAGATCCGCCAGGCCCTGCTCCTGGACCAGATTCCCAAGGAGCCGACCAAGGCCTACCTGCTGCCCGGCCCGCCGGTCCCGGTGTCGGTGCGGTCCTCGGACGGCACGGTCTCCTTCGACGGCACGCAGGTGCGGATCGACTGGTCCGACACTTCCGACCGGGTCAAGCGGGCCACGGGGCCGCGGATCGTCACCATCGGCGACCTCGTCGAGGTGGAGTGGCTGCCCAACTCCGGTTACGAGGACGGCTTCATGCGGTTCGTGACCCGCGAGACGGTGTTCTCCAAACTGCCGCCGGAGAAGGACCCGTACGCCCTGGACCTGTGGGGCAGCGCCCGCCGCGACCTGCTCACGGCCCTCGTCGCCACCGCGGTCACGGCCCGCCTGCCGCACCCGTCGACGCGCACCGCCGTCGAAGAGGGCGAGCCCCCCACGCGGCACCCACGGCACCTGACCCCCCGCCCCCGGCGCGCACCGGCCGTACCGCCCCCGGCGGACCACCACGACGTACTCCTGCGCAGGCTGCGGGAGCTGGGCGAACTGCACCGCGACGGCGTACTCACGGACGAGGAGTTCGCGATGACGAAGGCAGCGGTGCTCCGCGGTTTCTGA
- a CDS encoding DoxX family protein: protein MTHGIRTDSHSPYAEGGGDWRDTAVRYALVPLRVFLGVTFIYAGLDKLTDSAFMKDSGSGSIGDLMRTVRDSSAIPALVDLAVKNPVGFGYAIAFGELAVGIGTLVGLFTRLAALGGALISLSLWMTVSWATEPYYYGNDLAYLMAWLPLVLAGAPVWSLDAVLRSRRRQRAGGYGY, encoded by the coding sequence ATGACTCACGGGATCCGTACGGACTCGCACTCCCCTTATGCGGAGGGCGGGGGTGACTGGCGGGACACGGCTGTTCGGTACGCCCTGGTTCCTCTTCGGGTGTTTCTCGGGGTGACCTTCATCTACGCGGGGCTGGACAAGCTGACGGACAGCGCGTTCATGAAGGACTCCGGGTCGGGATCGATCGGTGATCTCATGCGTACCGTGCGGGATTCGTCGGCGATTCCGGCCCTGGTCGATCTCGCGGTGAAGAATCCCGTGGGCTTCGGGTACGCCATCGCCTTCGGGGAGCTCGCGGTGGGGATCGGCACGCTGGTCGGTCTGTTCACGCGATTGGCCGCGCTCGGCGGGGCGCTGATCTCGCTCAGTCTGTGGATGACGGTCAGCTGGGCGACCGAGCCGTACTACTACGGCAATGACCTTGCCTATCTGATGGCGTGGCTGCCTCTCGTGCTCGCGGGCGCGCCGGTGTGGTCGCTGGACGCGGTGCTTCGGTCGCGGCGACGACAGCGGGCGGGCGGTTACGGCTACTAG
- a CDS encoding PspC domain-containing protein, translating into MTDHEHAATGPGPGSGPRPRPGAGPQDAAPAAESAATPGEGSRVHAPAGARQEGDTTAGVTAPGGADLAEIPRRFRRDRRHKVLAGVCAGLGRQYDMDPVIFRITLAVLSATGGIGLLFYGFAWLFVPYDDEDENEVRKLFTGRVDGQALTAVLFALVGCGVFLTLLNNGGVMTFAVVLSLLLAGAGYWSRQRGAPDTDPLAAQAVADAPPEAQAPPVPTAYPSWWRDPIVKDGTHVGGTGYLWGPRDSHDRDIAAAVTISLGTAWRSRPDLRAPHPPRPKPRGPRWIGGWIFLLALLAGFLGTRLTWDDHTLGTSLQTGLACALMVFGLGIAVSAFLGRTGAGSIFLAVVTAALLAASAALPGDITTHWERTTWRPTTATDIRPHYELGTGVATLDLTRLDLTKNQTVTTQADVGMGQLRIVVPRDVAVRLSIDVGVGDIQLPGDNEKDVDVAPDKHKEVTLPATTGGKDTATLDLDLRVGIGQAEVTRATS; encoded by the coding sequence ATGACAGATCACGAGCACGCCGCGACGGGTCCGGGACCCGGCTCCGGCCCGCGCCCCCGACCGGGCGCCGGGCCGCAGGATGCCGCGCCCGCCGCGGAATCCGCGGCCACCCCCGGCGAGGGCTCGCGCGTGCACGCACCTGCGGGCGCGCGGCAAGAAGGAGACACGACCGCCGGGGTCACCGCGCCCGGCGGGGCCGACCTGGCCGAGATCCCCCGCAGGTTCCGGCGCGACCGCCGGCACAAGGTGCTCGCCGGAGTGTGCGCGGGGCTCGGCCGGCAGTACGACATGGACCCGGTGATCTTCCGCATCACCCTCGCCGTGCTCTCCGCGACCGGCGGCATCGGCCTCCTCTTCTACGGCTTCGCCTGGCTCTTCGTCCCGTACGACGACGAGGACGAGAACGAGGTGCGCAAGCTGTTCACCGGCCGCGTCGACGGCCAGGCCCTGACGGCGGTGCTGTTCGCGCTGGTCGGCTGCGGAGTCTTCCTGACCCTGCTGAACAACGGCGGGGTGATGACCTTCGCCGTCGTCCTCTCCCTGCTCCTCGCGGGTGCCGGCTACTGGTCGCGCCAGCGCGGCGCCCCCGACACCGACCCGCTGGCCGCCCAGGCAGTGGCCGACGCCCCGCCGGAGGCCCAGGCGCCGCCGGTCCCCACCGCCTACCCGTCCTGGTGGCGCGACCCCATCGTCAAGGACGGCACCCACGTCGGCGGCACCGGCTATCTGTGGGGCCCGCGGGACTCCCACGACCGGGACATCGCGGCAGCCGTCACCATCAGCCTCGGCACAGCCTGGCGCAGCCGCCCGGACCTGCGCGCTCCGCACCCGCCCCGGCCCAAGCCCCGGGGCCCCCGCTGGATCGGCGGCTGGATCTTCCTCCTCGCCCTCCTCGCGGGCTTCCTCGGCACCCGCCTCACCTGGGACGACCACACCCTCGGCACCAGCCTCCAGACCGGCCTGGCCTGCGCGCTCATGGTCTTCGGCCTGGGCATAGCCGTCAGCGCGTTCCTGGGCCGCACAGGAGCGGGCTCGATCTTCCTGGCGGTCGTCACAGCGGCCCTGCTGGCCGCCTCCGCGGCCCTCCCCGGCGACATCACCACCCACTGGGAACGCACGACCTGGCGCCCCACCACAGCCACCGACATACGCCCGCACTACGAACTCGGCACCGGCGTCGCCACCCTGGACCTGACCCGGCTCGACCTGACCAAGAACCAGACGGTGACCACACAGGCCGACGTCGGCATGGGGCAGCTGCGGATCGTCGTCCCCCGGGACGTGGCCGTGCGGCTGAGCATCGACGTGGGCGTCGGCGACATCCAGCTGCCGGGTGACAACGAAAAGGACGTGGACGTGGCCCCGGACAAGCACAAGGAGGTGACCCTGCCCGCGACGACCGGCGGCAAGGACACCGCCACCCTCGACCTCGACCTCCGGGTCGGCATCGGACAGGCGGAGGTGACCCGTGCTACGTCATGA
- a CDS encoding ATP-binding protein, with protein MPVYAGRVTISGMPEAATAPLVEPRPPRKLYRSSDGRWLGGVARGLAGHLGLPVIWVRLVFVGLFMADGLGALLYAAFWFFVPLGVGGVGGQRPPSLVSTETSADGRRRLVARRPDKGQIVALLLMVVVAMVFVGNVNLGNGAKAYLWPVVLVGAGVALVWRQADNARRARWVEAGRQRRTLTLLRAVGGVLLVTAGVSGIFVLQGSAAHLGSILQAALAVLVGITLLAGPYLVRMTQDLSEERLMRIRAQERAEVAAHVHDSVLHTLTLIQRNAENASEVRRLARAQERDLRTWLYKPEGTGKDEADEPTHLADAVRRNAAEVEDKHGVPIEVVVVGDCPLDEGIGAQMQAAREAMVNAAKYGGEGGAVQVYAEVEGRKVFVSVRDRGPGFDLDSIPADRMGVRESIIGRMERNGGTARLRAVPDGGTEVELDMERAEKT; from the coding sequence ATGCCTGTGTACGCCGGTCGTGTGACCATCAGTGGCATGCCGGAAGCCGCAACAGCGCCACTCGTCGAACCGCGGCCGCCGCGCAAGCTCTACCGCAGCAGCGACGGACGCTGGCTCGGTGGTGTGGCGCGGGGGCTCGCCGGGCATCTCGGGCTGCCCGTGATCTGGGTGCGGCTGGTCTTCGTCGGCCTGTTCATGGCGGACGGCCTCGGTGCCCTGCTGTATGCCGCGTTCTGGTTCTTCGTACCGCTCGGCGTCGGCGGCGTCGGCGGTCAGAGGCCCCCGTCCCTGGTGAGTACGGAGACGTCCGCGGACGGCCGGCGCAGACTCGTCGCGCGCAGGCCCGACAAGGGCCAGATCGTGGCCCTGCTCCTCATGGTCGTCGTGGCCATGGTCTTCGTCGGCAACGTGAACCTGGGCAACGGCGCGAAGGCCTATCTCTGGCCCGTCGTCCTCGTCGGCGCGGGCGTCGCCCTCGTCTGGCGGCAGGCGGACAACGCCCGCCGGGCCCGCTGGGTCGAGGCCGGCCGCCAGCGGCGCACCCTCACCCTGCTGCGTGCGGTGGGCGGCGTCCTGCTGGTCACCGCGGGCGTCTCCGGCATCTTCGTGCTCCAGGGCTCGGCCGCCCACCTCGGCTCGATCCTCCAGGCGGCCCTCGCGGTCCTCGTCGGGATAACGCTCCTGGCCGGTCCCTACCTGGTCCGCATGACCCAGGACCTCTCCGAGGAGCGCCTGATGCGCATCCGCGCCCAGGAGCGCGCGGAGGTCGCCGCCCATGTCCACGACTCGGTGCTGCACACCCTGACCCTGATACAGCGCAACGCGGAGAACGCGAGCGAGGTCCGCCGCCTCGCCCGCGCCCAGGAGCGCGACCTGCGCACCTGGCTCTACAAACCGGAGGGCACCGGCAAGGACGAGGCCGACGAACCCACCCACCTCGCCGACGCGGTGCGCCGCAACGCCGCCGAGGTCGAGGACAAGCACGGCGTCCCCATAGAGGTCGTGGTCGTCGGCGACTGCCCCCTCGACGAGGGAATCGGCGCACAGATGCAAGCCGCGCGCGAGGCGATGGTGAACGCCGCCAAGTACGGTGGCGAGGGCGGCGCCGTACAGGTCTACGCCGAAGTCGAGGGCAGGAAGGTCTTCGTGTCCGTCCGGGACCGCGGTCCCGGCTTCGACCTCGACTCGATACCCGCCGACCGTATGGGCGTCAGAGAATCGATCATCGGCCGCATGGAGCGCAACGGCGGCACGGCGCGACTGCGCGCGGTGCCGGACGGCGGCACGGAGGTCGAGCTGGACATGGAGAGGGCGGAGAAGACGTGA
- a CDS encoding LuxR C-terminal-related transcriptional regulator codes for MSDPTEGNAESVEPTGGAGERHVRVVLVDDHRMFRTGVQAEIGQTEQTGVEVVGEAADVDQAVTVITATRPEVVLLDVHLPGGGGVEVLRRCAPLMGDAERPVRFLALSVSDAAEDVIGVIRGGARGYVTKTITGSDLINSIFRVQEGDAVFSPRLAGFVLDAFASTDAPPVDEDLDRLTQREREVLRLIARGYAYKEIAKQLFISVKTVESHVSAVLRKLQLSNRHELTRWATARRLV; via the coding sequence ATGAGCGATCCGACCGAGGGGAACGCGGAGTCCGTGGAGCCGACCGGAGGCGCGGGCGAGCGGCATGTGCGCGTGGTCCTCGTCGACGACCACCGCATGTTCCGTACGGGAGTCCAGGCCGAGATCGGCCAGACCGAGCAGACCGGTGTCGAGGTCGTCGGGGAGGCGGCGGACGTCGACCAGGCGGTCACCGTCATCACCGCGACCCGGCCCGAGGTGGTCCTGCTCGACGTCCACCTCCCGGGCGGCGGCGGTGTCGAAGTCCTGCGCCGCTGCGCCCCGTTGATGGGCGACGCCGAACGGCCCGTCCGCTTCCTCGCCCTGTCCGTCTCGGACGCGGCGGAGGACGTGATCGGTGTGATCCGCGGAGGAGCGCGGGGCTATGTGACGAAGACGATCACGGGCTCGGACCTGATCAACTCCATCTTCCGGGTCCAGGAGGGCGACGCCGTCTTCTCGCCGAGGCTCGCGGGGTTCGTCCTGGACGCCTTCGCCTCCACGGACGCCCCGCCGGTGGACGAGGACCTCGACCGCCTCACCCAGCGGGAGAGGGAGGTGCTGCGGCTCATCGCGCGCGGCTACGCCTACAAGGAGATCGCCAAGCAGCTCTTCATCTCCGTGAAGACGGTCGAGTCCCATGTCTCCGCGGTGCTGCGCAAGCTCCAGCTGTCCAACCGTCACGAGCTGACCCGGTGGGCGACGGCACGGCGGCTGGTCTGA
- a CDS encoding C40 family peptidase: MAAHRKPRQRSAGGTTARTAATIALAGAATATGFDGTGHAEPQLTPAQVKAKVDKLYQEAEVATEKYNGAKEKAKTAETRLATLQDEAARRTEKLNSAREALGSMAAAQYRDGGLDPALHLALSSDPDRYLEGAEFVERAGTRQASSVASVRKQLREIEQLRGAAHIELTSLTSRRTELGKHKTTITGKLDSARRLLSRLTAEERARITESDPARASRTSTGVRDGLTAPGPATAQAPNSRAAAAVSYAYSKLGSPYVWGATGPDAFDCSGLIQAAYRSAGISLPRTTYAQIGAGQRVSRSELLPGDLVFFYSGISHVGLYVGNGRMVHAPNPSAPVREAPISEMPFAGATRVV; encoded by the coding sequence TTGGCAGCGCACCGCAAGCCCCGACAACGTTCGGCCGGCGGCACCACGGCCCGCACCGCGGCGACGATCGCCCTCGCGGGCGCGGCCACCGCCACGGGCTTCGACGGGACCGGCCACGCCGAGCCACAGCTGACGCCGGCGCAGGTCAAGGCCAAGGTGGACAAGCTGTACCAGGAGGCGGAGGTCGCCACCGAGAAGTACAACGGCGCGAAGGAGAAGGCGAAGACGGCCGAGACCCGTCTGGCGACGCTCCAGGACGAGGCGGCACGCAGGACCGAGAAGCTCAACTCGGCACGGGAAGCCCTGGGTTCGATGGCCGCGGCGCAGTACCGCGACGGTGGCCTGGACCCCGCCCTGCACCTGGCGCTCTCCTCCGACCCCGACCGCTACCTGGAAGGCGCCGAGTTCGTCGAGCGGGCCGGCACCCGGCAGGCCTCGTCCGTCGCGAGCGTCCGCAAACAGCTGCGGGAGATCGAGCAGCTGCGCGGGGCCGCGCACATCGAACTGACCTCACTGACGTCACGTCGGACGGAACTGGGCAAGCACAAGACGACGATCACCGGCAAGCTCGACTCGGCACGACGGCTGCTGTCCCGGCTGACGGCCGAGGAACGCGCCCGGATCACGGAGAGCGACCCGGCCCGCGCCTCACGGACGTCGACCGGAGTCCGGGACGGTCTGACGGCCCCCGGCCCGGCCACCGCCCAGGCGCCCAACTCCCGCGCGGCGGCGGCCGTCTCGTACGCCTACTCCAAGCTCGGCAGCCCCTACGTCTGGGGCGCCACCGGCCCCGACGCCTTCGACTGCTCCGGCCTCATCCAGGCCGCCTACCGCTCCGCGGGCATCTCCCTGCCCCGCACCACCTACGCCCAGATCGGCGCCGGCCAACGCGTCTCCCGCTCCGAACTCCTCCCCGGCGACCTGGTGTTCTTCTACTCCGGCATCAGCCACGTGGGCCTCTACGTCGGCAACGGCCGGATGGTCCACGCCCCGAACCCCTCGGCCCCGGTACGCGAGGCCCCGATCAGCGAGATGCCGTTCGCGGGGGCGACCCGGGTGGTGTGA
- a CDS encoding C40 family peptidase, protein MASHRKSRPSGTRVAGIRTPALATAALTSVALLSQTATAAPADDKPSLEEVEKKVGDLYRQAESATEKYNGAKEKTAKQREQVDTLLDDVAERTQKLNEAREELGSFAAAQYRSGAAAPDTATFLLADSPQDYFDQTQLMGRMTSRQKSAVDEYVTEQSATMKKRQEATESLQSLTETQSDLKTAKATVQTKLADARDLLSKLTAEEKARLAAIEKEKQEEATRKAAELARQQAAEQKAAQEAARQQESSAPSSSSTAVTDSSYATKAAKALAFARTQIGKPYVWGATGPESYDCSGLTQAAWNAAGISLPRTTYDQVNAGTTVSLSAAQPGDLVFFYDDVTHVGLYIGNGMMIHAPKPGAYVREESIYYDGESAIHSVVRPA, encoded by the coding sequence TTGGCGTCGCACCGCAAGTCGCGTCCTTCGGGTACGCGCGTAGCAGGCATACGGACCCCCGCGCTCGCCACCGCGGCCCTCACCTCCGTCGCTCTGCTGTCCCAGACGGCCACCGCCGCTCCGGCCGACGACAAACCGAGCCTCGAAGAGGTCGAGAAGAAGGTCGGCGACCTCTACCGGCAGGCGGAGTCGGCGACCGAGAAGTACAACGGGGCCAAGGAGAAGACCGCCAAGCAGCGCGAGCAGGTCGACACCCTCCTCGACGACGTCGCCGAACGCACCCAGAAGCTCAACGAGGCGCGGGAGGAGCTGGGTTCCTTCGCCGCCGCCCAGTACCGCTCCGGCGCCGCGGCGCCCGACACCGCGACCTTCCTGCTCGCGGACTCACCGCAGGACTACTTCGACCAGACGCAGCTGATGGGCCGTATGACGAGCCGTCAGAAGAGCGCGGTCGACGAGTACGTCACCGAGCAGTCGGCGACGATGAAGAAGCGCCAGGAGGCCACGGAGAGCCTTCAGTCGCTCACCGAGACGCAGAGCGACCTGAAGACGGCCAAGGCCACCGTCCAGACCAAGCTCGCCGACGCCCGCGATCTGCTGTCGAAGCTGACCGCCGAGGAGAAGGCGCGGCTCGCCGCGATCGAGAAGGAGAAGCAGGAGGAGGCCACCCGCAAGGCCGCGGAGCTGGCGCGGCAGCAGGCGGCGGAGCAGAAGGCCGCTCAGGAGGCGGCGCGGCAGCAGGAGAGCAGCGCGCCCAGCTCCTCCTCCACCGCCGTCACGGACTCCTCCTACGCCACCAAGGCCGCGAAGGCGCTCGCCTTCGCCCGCACCCAGATCGGCAAGCCGTACGTCTGGGGTGCCACCGGTCCCGAGTCCTACGACTGCTCCGGCCTCACCCAGGCCGCCTGGAACGCCGCCGGCATCTCCCTGCCCCGCACCACCTACGACCAGGTCAACGCCGGCACGACCGTCTCCCTCTCCGCCGCCCAACCCGGTGACCTGGTCTTCTTCTACGACGACGTCACCCATGTCGGCCTCTACATCGGCAACGGCATGATGATCCACGCCCCGAAGCCCGGCGCCTACGTCCGCGAGGAGTCGATCTACTACGACGGCGAGTCGGCGATCCACAGCGTGGTGCGGCCCGCCTGA
- a CDS encoding ScyD/ScyE family protein: MGYAMYAVRKRTALVVATGVTAGVTLAATVGIAPATATGGHTDAVGGAAGGGKKPVVRVIATGLDNPRQLSYDHGRLYVAEAGRGGRKCVGQGPEGETCIGPSSALTKIYWDGGAWKHHRVVKGLPSGAAPDGGFATGLDGVSALHGNVWGAMTYTPPEAGIPTAPPWNTLGKLLRLGHGKAKIAADIAAVEFRYNPHKANLESNPYGVLALPDGRRIVADAAGNDLVAVSPNGRARPFTVFPNHDGNESVPTSLALGPDGKLYVGELNGEAARPTARVWKVDPRTGRILGWTSGFGSITGIALDDDGDLYVSQLFAGRVTKVSHGKRTHVKVPFPAGVAVDPHDGKVYVSAWSIADRDGTALEGKRTPGGQVWKILGF; this comes from the coding sequence ATGGGGTACGCCATGTACGCCGTCAGGAAGCGCACGGCACTCGTCGTGGCCACGGGAGTCACCGCGGGAGTGACACTCGCCGCCACCGTGGGCATCGCGCCCGCGACCGCCACGGGAGGACACACCGACGCCGTCGGGGGCGCCGCGGGTGGCGGGAAGAAGCCGGTCGTCCGCGTGATCGCGACCGGCCTCGACAACCCGCGCCAGCTCTCCTACGACCACGGTCGGCTGTACGTCGCCGAAGCCGGCCGCGGTGGCAGGAAGTGCGTCGGGCAGGGACCCGAGGGCGAGACCTGTATCGGCCCGAGCTCGGCGCTCACCAAGATCTACTGGGACGGGGGCGCGTGGAAGCACCACCGGGTGGTGAAGGGACTCCCCTCGGGCGCCGCCCCCGACGGCGGCTTCGCGACCGGCCTCGACGGTGTCTCCGCGCTGCACGGCAACGTCTGGGGCGCGATGACCTACACCCCGCCGGAGGCCGGAATCCCCACCGCCCCGCCCTGGAACACCCTCGGCAAGCTGCTGCGCCTGGGGCACGGCAAGGCGAAGATCGCCGCCGACATCGCGGCCGTCGAGTTCCGGTACAACCCGCACAAGGCGAACCTGGAGTCCAATCCCTACGGCGTCCTCGCCCTCCCCGACGGCCGCAGGATCGTCGCGGACGCGGCCGGCAACGACCTGGTCGCCGTCTCCCCGAACGGCAGGGCGCGCCCCTTCACGGTCTTCCCGAACCACGACGGCAACGAGTCCGTCCCCACCTCCCTCGCCCTCGGCCCCGACGGCAAGCTCTACGTCGGCGAGCTCAACGGCGAGGCCGCCCGGCCCACCGCGCGCGTGTGGAAGGTCGACCCCCGGACCGGCAGGATCCTCGGCTGGACGTCCGGCTTCGGCTCCATCACCGGCATCGCCCTCGACGACGACGGCGACCTGTACGTCAGCCAGCTCTTCGCGGGCCGCGTGACGAAGGTCTCGCACGGCAAGCGGACCCATGTGAAGGTGCCGTTCCCGGCGGGCGTGGCCGTCGATCCGCACGACGGCAAGGTGTACGTCTCCGCCTGGTCGATCGCCGACCGCGACGGGACGGCGCTGGAGGGGAAGCGGACGCCGGGCGGTCAGGTCTGGAAGATCCTCGGGTTCTGA